One window of the Sphaerochaeta associata genome contains the following:
- a CDS encoding radical SAM/SPASM domain-containing protein has protein sequence METQRSQLTMMIKPASAACNLACDYCFYLDTAHHREMGVLPLMKNEVADAIIQKSLAEAKHCSFVFQGGEPTLAGLGFFERFVEQVALLKSEDHTVSYAFQTNGLKLDTTWARFFKQHGFLVGVSFDGSPRLHDLHRFDAQKRGSGRSVAATIALLKEEDVQFNVLSVVTNELAQNIKQAYSYLVNHEVYYHQYIACMDPLQDEKSYLSPQSYGRFLKELFDLWFASWQQGKPVSIRFFDNLVGMLLGYPPESCDMGGVCSANYVVESNGTIYPCDFYCTDDQLLGSIVTNSFAELDARRTELRFIEDSPNRIDDCAACPWRVLCRGGCKRYRNETGYKYCSSMQEFFPYAIQRLEIVARSVQKQ, from the coding sequence ATGGAAACTCAACGATCGCAGCTGACGATGATGATCAAACCAGCGTCGGCTGCCTGTAACCTTGCTTGTGACTACTGCTTCTACCTCGATACAGCCCATCATCGAGAAATGGGGGTTCTTCCGTTGATGAAGAACGAGGTTGCCGATGCCATTATCCAAAAGAGCCTTGCAGAGGCAAAGCACTGCAGTTTTGTTTTCCAGGGTGGTGAGCCAACCTTGGCAGGCTTAGGGTTTTTTGAACGATTTGTAGAGCAGGTTGCTTTGCTCAAGAGTGAAGACCACACTGTTTCGTATGCGTTTCAGACCAATGGACTGAAGCTGGACACAACATGGGCGCGTTTCTTCAAACAGCATGGGTTTCTCGTTGGAGTCTCTTTCGATGGAAGTCCGCGTCTTCACGATCTGCATCGTTTCGACGCTCAGAAGAGGGGAAGCGGCAGGTCGGTTGCAGCAACTATTGCCTTATTGAAGGAAGAAGACGTGCAGTTCAATGTCCTTTCAGTAGTGACCAACGAACTAGCCCAGAACATTAAACAGGCCTACAGCTACTTGGTCAATCATGAAGTGTACTATCACCAATATATTGCGTGCATGGACCCGTTGCAGGATGAGAAGAGCTATCTTTCCCCCCAATCCTACGGCCGGTTCCTCAAGGAGTTGTTCGACCTGTGGTTTGCCTCTTGGCAGCAGGGGAAGCCGGTTTCAATCCGGTTTTTTGATAATCTGGTGGGGATGCTGCTCGGCTATCCCCCTGAAAGCTGTGATATGGGCGGGGTATGCTCGGCCAACTACGTCGTGGAGAGCAACGGCACTATCTATCCGTGCGACTTCTATTGCACTGATGACCAACTTTTAGGCTCTATTGTCACCAATTCTTTTGCAGAATTGGACGCCAGGCGTACAGAGCTTCGGTTCATAGAGGATTCTCCCAATCGCATCGATGATTGTGCCGCGTGCCCATGGCGAGTGCTCTGTCGAGGCGGGTGCAAGCGGTACCGCAATGAGACGGGATACAAGTACTGCTCCTCGATGCAGGAGTTTTTCCCGTACGCCATCCAGAGGCTTGAGATAGTGGCGCGGTCGGTGCAGAAGCAATAA
- a CDS encoding sulfite exporter TauE/SafE family protein: MEILLVVITFIATVIGAISGIGGGVLIKPVMDALVDYPVATISFLSGNTVLAMTAVSLLRSRRDSIKVDGVVGTPLAIGGAVGGILGKLVFSAIKEAYQNDALLGLVQNILMVLLTVTVFLYILNKARIKTLAVRNKALALAAGLVLGLFSSFLGIGGGPINIMFLSYLFSMDSKHAALNSLYIIFCSQVANLIANIVQNCVPAFDVLLLLSMMASGIVGAMTGRSVSKRLDNAQVDKLFMALMVVIIVLSLGNVVKFAGAYQGF, translated from the coding sequence GTGGAAATACTGTTGGTTGTCATTACGTTTATAGCTACGGTCATCGGTGCCATCAGTGGTATCGGCGGCGGGGTGCTCATCAAGCCGGTCATGGATGCACTGGTCGATTATCCGGTAGCCACGATCAGCTTTCTCAGCGGCAATACGGTGCTTGCCATGACCGCCGTCTCGTTGCTTCGCAGCCGCAGGGACTCAATCAAAGTAGATGGCGTGGTGGGAACCCCGCTTGCCATTGGTGGTGCGGTCGGTGGAATTTTGGGAAAGCTGGTATTCTCAGCCATCAAGGAGGCGTACCAGAATGATGCGCTGCTCGGCTTGGTACAGAACATCCTGATGGTCCTGCTCACCGTTACGGTGTTCTTGTATATCCTGAACAAGGCGAGGATCAAGACGCTGGCTGTTCGGAACAAGGCGCTTGCGTTGGCAGCCGGCTTGGTCCTGGGGCTGTTCTCCTCCTTTCTGGGAATCGGGGGAGGGCCGATCAACATCATGTTCCTTTCCTACCTGTTCTCCATGGACAGCAAGCATGCGGCACTGAACTCGCTGTACATCATCTTTTGCAGTCAGGTGGCAAACCTCATTGCCAATATTGTTCAAAACTGCGTTCCTGCGTTCGATGTGCTGCTTCTGCTCTCCATGATGGCAAGCGGTATTGTCGGTGCAATGACAGGGAGGTCGGTATCAAAGAGGTTGGACAACGCACAGGTGGACAAGCTCTTCATGGCCCTGATGGTGGTCATCATCGTGCTCTCGCTGGGCAATGTGGTTAAGTTTGCGGGTGCTTACCAGGGATTCTGA
- a CDS encoding DUF4386 family protein, with the protein MENSPRLLGKTAAFCSLAMLVLIPTQIIVFSLHRPPSEAKLWFDLFASNWFLGLIEMDLLYLIDNALVALVYLGLYEILKEKHRALMQIALLLGYIGIAAYYSSNPAFELWEAQRNYAQASTLIEQQTWLTIAESLILQWRGTAFNSYYILNGICLILISYALIKSDLPREIGVIGLISGILMSIPSTAGMIGLVFSILSLIPWMFFLALLYKPLKNML; encoded by the coding sequence ATGGAGAACAGTCCACGCCTTCTCGGAAAAACCGCTGCTTTCTGCAGCCTTGCCATGCTGGTGCTCATTCCAACACAAATTATAGTTTTCAGCCTGCACCGTCCACCAAGCGAAGCAAAGCTCTGGTTTGACTTGTTTGCAAGCAACTGGTTCCTTGGCCTCATCGAGATGGACCTGCTCTACCTCATCGACAACGCCTTGGTTGCCCTGGTATATCTGGGTCTGTATGAAATCCTAAAGGAAAAGCACCGTGCCCTGATGCAGATCGCCCTGCTCCTGGGGTACATCGGCATCGCAGCCTACTATAGCAGCAACCCCGCCTTCGAACTGTGGGAGGCACAGCGTAACTACGCACAAGCCTCCACCCTTATTGAACAACAAACCTGGCTGACCATTGCTGAATCCCTCATCCTGCAGTGGAGGGGAACGGCCTTCAACTCCTACTACATCCTCAACGGAATCTGCCTGATTCTCATCTCGTATGCCCTCATAAAGAGCGACCTTCCAAGAGAAATCGGCGTCATAGGCCTGATAAGCGGCATACTGATGAGCATTCCCTCAACAGCGGGAATGATAGGCTTGGTATTCTCCATCCTCTCACTCATCCCTTGGATGTTCTTCCTTGCACTGCTGTACAAGCCTTTGAAAAACATGCTGTGA
- a CDS encoding sensor histidine kinase: MKSILRLVALSFILLLLFLGISLSVFFVLGTLQDRAHRAFLDKNEEVLTLSRTVSQLNVLSSTMLRSSSTELIPDYRNAMALLDQQIEQVRLIPEVDADLDAILRRLAYFNDYQRILLNDSSLIPFETFTYIRDSVIQHQMAVDELVLGIYRLSSETFSAYENRLGTIEYSFWLLLIASIFMIVLTGTRYARRIGLQIKQIQHAAHRLSERDWATADIPSSGFLELDELATGMNKMKREILLSIQKLHAQAEKEKELGEKLIESEKRDKLLMQAQLSALRAQINPHFLFNALDIIGKVAFLNNPELAMELIEAISKILRYSLDATDQLVPLSEELSIIQHYLLLQKVRFGERVVIEYAVAEEARQARMPAMLLQPILENCFKHGMKAQASLHIRLEADLEQDILKVVVHDTGEGFETGEIVAAPSPHIGLNNVSSRLSLRYKRDDLFSIVSKKHAFTTVTLRIPQQEEPA; the protein is encoded by the coding sequence ATGAAAAGCATTCTTCGTCTTGTCGCACTTAGTTTCATTCTTCTCCTGTTGTTTCTGGGCATCAGTCTCTCGGTTTTCTTTGTCTTGGGAACCTTGCAGGATCGTGCGCATCGGGCTTTTCTGGATAAGAACGAGGAGGTTCTCACGCTTTCAAGGACTGTCAGTCAGCTGAACGTCCTTTCCAGCACCATGTTGCGCTCTTCCTCCACCGAGCTCATTCCCGACTACCGCAATGCCATGGCCTTGCTTGATCAGCAGATTGAGCAGGTTCGCTTGATTCCCGAGGTCGATGCCGATCTCGATGCAATACTCAGGAGGCTTGCATACTTCAATGATTACCAGCGGATACTTCTCAATGATTCTTCATTAATCCCCTTTGAGACATTCACCTACATTCGTGACAGTGTCATCCAACACCAGATGGCTGTCGATGAGCTGGTTTTGGGAATTTATCGATTATCCAGTGAAACTTTTTCCGCCTATGAAAACCGGCTTGGCACGATCGAATACTCGTTCTGGCTTCTGCTGATAGCCAGCATTTTCATGATTGTCCTTACGGGAACCCGTTATGCACGGCGGATCGGGTTGCAGATCAAACAGATCCAGCATGCCGCCCATCGGCTTTCAGAACGCGATTGGGCAACAGCCGATATACCCAGTTCCGGGTTTCTTGAATTGGATGAACTTGCCACCGGTATGAACAAGATGAAGCGGGAGATTTTACTTTCAATCCAGAAGTTGCACGCACAAGCTGAGAAGGAGAAGGAGCTCGGTGAAAAGCTCATAGAGTCTGAGAAACGTGATAAACTGCTGATGCAGGCACAGCTTTCTGCACTTCGGGCCCAGATCAATCCGCACTTTCTCTTCAATGCCCTGGACATCATCGGCAAGGTCGCCTTTCTCAACAATCCTGAACTGGCTATGGAGTTGATCGAGGCCATCTCCAAGATTCTCCGGTACTCCTTGGACGCTACCGACCAATTGGTGCCGCTTTCTGAAGAGTTGTCCATCATCCAACACTACCTGTTGTTACAGAAGGTTCGGTTCGGCGAGCGGGTAGTCATCGAGTATGCAGTTGCAGAGGAAGCCAGGCAGGCTCGAATGCCGGCAATGTTGCTCCAACCTATTTTGGAGAATTGCTTCAAGCATGGGATGAAAGCACAAGCCTCGTTGCATATACGCCTAGAGGCCGATCTTGAGCAAGACATATTGAAGGTGGTCGTTCATGATACCGGGGAAGGCTTTGAAACAGGGGAGATTGTGGCCGCCCCTTCCCCTCACATCGGACTGAATAATGTCTCCTCCCGATTGAGCCTGCGTTACAAGCGGGACGATTTGTTCAGCATAGTCAGCAAGAAACATGCCTTCACCACGGTGACGTTGCGTATTCCCCAGCAAGAGGAGCCTGCATGA
- a CDS encoding response regulator transcription factor has product MTILIVEDELIEQQALTKILLQLYPSKQLDIHYANDGQTAVGMARSIPVDIILLDIQLPIFSGLEAARRIRSCNETVEIVMITAYSKFEYAQQAVKNNTFDYIVKPYSIKTIQTMMDRLFEKIEQKLRKSRQIEENQRLKALLQHEFLQKLYLGSEFSDEQIAEYTEYLDLAPCTYLLCVHMVQSGQTALSKYLPSLQASFDVSFYSASFQSQSVCLLFAEQTETLQAAKSRLASKRVTGPVVFSEIQSDWKLLSREYKSLMARLPVDLQSSSSSSELLIFKMADAVLSKDEKHLMEFAQELLLGPEARDCNELEMRHFLLAIVHKIMVQVYSISEVQVSQLYREIGYPIQQEAGGGLQQAKHEFITCLTRFYDYFQANLTSRNERLLSQVKHRITEQYAKAISLEGLSSEIGLSPSYLSRLFKSQEGINLKDYILNIRVDKAKQALLEGKTVEQAGSETGFSDPAYFTKCFKRVVGLTPREYVQEKKRLS; this is encoded by the coding sequence ATGACCATTCTGATAGTAGAGGATGAGCTGATCGAACAGCAGGCTCTTACCAAGATTCTTCTGCAGCTGTATCCCTCCAAGCAGCTGGATATCCACTATGCAAACGACGGACAGACGGCGGTGGGCATGGCTCGTTCAATTCCTGTCGATATCATATTGCTGGACATCCAGCTGCCGATCTTCAGCGGGTTGGAGGCGGCCAGAAGAATACGAAGTTGCAACGAGACCGTTGAAATTGTCATGATCACAGCCTACAGCAAGTTCGAGTACGCCCAACAGGCGGTGAAGAATAATACGTTCGACTATATCGTAAAGCCCTACTCGATCAAAACCATCCAGACCATGATGGACCGCCTGTTTGAGAAAATTGAGCAGAAGCTTCGCAAGAGCAGGCAGATTGAGGAAAACCAGAGACTGAAGGCTCTGCTGCAGCATGAGTTTCTGCAAAAGCTCTACCTGGGTTCCGAGTTCTCCGATGAACAGATAGCCGAGTATACCGAGTACCTCGACCTTGCCCCTTGTACCTATCTATTGTGCGTGCATATGGTGCAAAGCGGACAGACAGCCCTGTCCAAGTACCTTCCTTCCTTGCAGGCTTCCTTTGATGTTTCTTTCTATAGTGCTTCCTTTCAGTCCCAATCAGTATGCTTGCTTTTCGCCGAGCAGACGGAAACCCTGCAGGCAGCAAAAAGCCGGCTGGCCTCCAAGCGAGTCACCGGCCCTGTGGTGTTCAGCGAAATCCAATCCGACTGGAAGCTTCTAAGCAGGGAGTACAAGAGCTTGATGGCCCGCCTTCCTGTGGATTTGCAGAGCAGCTCATCCTCATCTGAACTGCTCATTTTCAAGATGGCGGATGCAGTGCTCTCAAAAGATGAAAAGCATTTGATGGAGTTTGCACAGGAGCTGTTGCTCGGCCCTGAGGCGCGCGATTGCAATGAATTGGAGATGCGACACTTTCTGCTTGCCATCGTGCACAAGATCATGGTCCAGGTCTACTCAATCTCCGAAGTGCAGGTATCTCAGCTATATCGGGAGATTGGATACCCAATCCAACAGGAGGCTGGGGGAGGGTTGCAACAAGCCAAGCATGAGTTCATTACCTGTCTCACACGTTTTTATGACTATTTTCAAGCCAACCTTACCAGTAGAAATGAACGACTGCTCTCCCAGGTGAAACACAGAATAACTGAGCAATATGCCAAGGCTATCTCCTTGGAAGGGCTCTCCTCGGAGATTGGGTTGAGTCCAAGCTACCTCTCCCGTCTCTTTAAATCCCAGGAAGGGATCAATCTCAAGGACTACATTCTCAATATTCGTGTTGACAAGGCCAAGCAGGCATTGCTTGAGGGGAAAACTGTGGAACAGGCAGGCAGTGAAACCGGGTTCTCCGATCCTGCCTATTTCACCAAATGCTTCAAGAGGGTTGTTGGTTTGACGCCCCGTGAGTACGTACAGGAGAAGAAGAGACTTTCATGA